In a genomic window of Myxococcaceae bacterium JPH2:
- a CDS encoding SRPBCC family protein, translating to MRAGWWGLGGLGLGLGLMYWTDPRNGRWRRAHWQGRAVHAGHEASDAVGIVSRDLSHRTRGLLREAVARLRTGEPVPDTTLEQRLRAALGRVCSHPGAVRVTALNGHVVLEGDVLAPESRRLVARLRAVRGVKDVDDKLLTHDEPSRHPALQGGAMRAGARLRSHWSPSARFLSTMGGLGLLSWGARRGGVLGVAAGLGGALLGVRALTNLDLRRLTGVGARGRGLVMHKDVTVDAPVEEVFAFWEAMHNFPRFMTHVDEVRLIAKDRSRWRVKGPAGTHFEWEAVTVRSVPNRLLAWRSERGATVQNEGVVRFESMPSGKTRVDIRLSYQPPAGALGHAFAKLLGADPKKQMDDDLLRFKSLLERGKATGRETVTREQLLGNRRPSRTTH from the coding sequence ATGAGAGCAGGCTGGTGGGGACTTGGAGGCCTGGGCCTCGGACTGGGCTTGATGTACTGGACGGATCCACGCAACGGCCGCTGGCGCCGCGCGCATTGGCAGGGCCGCGCGGTGCACGCTGGGCACGAGGCGAGCGATGCGGTGGGCATCGTCTCGCGCGACCTGTCCCACCGCACGCGAGGACTCCTCCGTGAGGCCGTGGCGCGGCTGCGAACGGGCGAGCCCGTGCCCGACACGACGCTGGAGCAGCGGCTGCGCGCGGCGCTGGGGCGCGTCTGCTCCCATCCTGGCGCGGTGCGGGTGACGGCGCTGAACGGGCACGTGGTGCTGGAGGGGGACGTGCTCGCGCCGGAGTCTCGCCGCCTGGTGGCGCGCCTGCGTGCCGTGCGAGGCGTCAAGGACGTGGACGACAAGCTGCTCACGCATGACGAGCCCAGCCGACACCCAGCCCTGCAAGGAGGCGCGATGCGAGCGGGGGCGCGACTGCGAAGCCACTGGTCACCCTCGGCGCGGTTCCTCTCCACGATGGGGGGGCTGGGGCTCCTGTCGTGGGGCGCGCGGCGGGGCGGCGTTCTCGGTGTGGCGGCGGGGCTCGGGGGCGCGCTGCTGGGCGTGCGCGCGCTGACGAACCTGGACCTGCGGAGGCTCACGGGCGTGGGCGCGCGAGGTCGAGGCCTCGTCATGCACAAGGACGTGACGGTGGACGCGCCCGTCGAGGAGGTGTTCGCGTTCTGGGAGGCCATGCACAACTTCCCGCGCTTCATGACGCATGTGGATGAGGTGCGGCTCATCGCGAAGGACCGCTCGCGCTGGAGGGTGAAGGGGCCCGCGGGGACCCACTTCGAGTGGGAGGCGGTGACGGTGCGCAGCGTGCCCAACCGGCTCCTGGCCTGGCGAAGCGAACGCGGCGCCACGGTGCAGAACGAAGGCGTCGTCCGCTTCGAGTCCATGCCCTCGGGCAAGACGCGCGTGGACATCCGGCTCTCGTACCAGCCTCCGGCCGGAGCGCTGGGCCACGCGTTCGCGAAGCTGCTGGGCGCGGATCCGAAGAAGCAGATGGACGATGACCTCTTGCGCTTCAAGTCGCTGCTGGAGCGAGGCAAGGCCACCGGCCGCGAGACGGTGACGCGGGAGCAACTCCTCGGCAACCGTCGCCCCTCGCGCACCACGCATTGA
- a CDS encoding PAS domain-containing protein, whose protein sequence is MQRLDVSRSLPLDLATLASLAVTSVGGACLVGLVSVPDSAAWLAAFVMMAGAGGFVALTELRRARKERDAALGNLRDSHTLRDGFMDIASLGFAFYDRELRYVHVNAALAAMHGVSVAEHLGRHVSEVLPALGTVLEARLRRALDSDGPVQDAGLRVETPAAPGESRYWFGTFSRVRGAQGQVLGVIAALSEVTERMRAEQSLQEHEGRLDVLTRSLPDYLWGGKLRGGLLRDFYCTPVIERTTGYPASAFAQPGPDGSPPPLWADMVHPGDRARYRACIEGLAPGAEVEIEHRLVCADGRMRWVRSRAAASAADAHGELHVGCVVTDITDRRLADELRQRLSESFRRSAQEWRRTFDAVSSPLVVLGADGSIQRLNAAACILFGGLDPSGQPLSTVADVEPWTSALPMVDELLQTHGNTARQVQDPRSRRTWELSAAWVDEAGSEDARIIFVVTEVTRVLELQANLRRNETMAAMGAIVGGVAHEVRNPLFSISAVVDAIEATFGTRAELQPYLDVLRGEVKRLNHLTQELFEYGRPSQGEWMNGPVEPVVSEAVSACALVSEKSGVALARELAPDLPPVRMDSRRLFHVFRNVVENAVQHSPSGATVWVALETAEEAGRAWVRCTVHDGGPGFREEDLPHVFEPFFSKRRGGTGLGLAIVQRILEEHQGQIRLRNHPAGGAEVTLLLPAVSSHPTAQPLDSLAS, encoded by the coding sequence ATGCAACGACTGGACGTCTCCCGCTCCCTGCCGCTGGACCTCGCCACGCTCGCGTCGCTGGCCGTGACCTCCGTGGGAGGTGCCTGCCTCGTCGGCCTCGTGTCCGTGCCCGACTCCGCCGCGTGGCTCGCGGCGTTCGTCATGATGGCGGGCGCGGGTGGCTTCGTCGCCCTGACCGAGCTGAGGCGGGCGCGGAAGGAGCGGGACGCCGCGCTGGGAAACCTGCGCGACTCGCACACGCTGCGCGACGGCTTCATGGACATCGCCTCCCTGGGCTTCGCCTTCTACGACCGGGAGCTGCGCTACGTGCACGTCAACGCCGCGCTCGCCGCCATGCATGGCGTGTCCGTGGCCGAGCACCTGGGCCGCCATGTCAGCGAGGTGCTGCCCGCGCTCGGGACGGTGCTGGAAGCGCGCCTGCGACGGGCCTTGGACTCGGACGGCCCCGTGCAGGACGCGGGCTTGCGCGTGGAGACGCCCGCGGCTCCTGGCGAGTCTCGCTATTGGTTCGGGACGTTCTCGCGCGTGCGCGGCGCACAAGGGCAGGTGCTCGGCGTCATCGCGGCGCTCTCCGAAGTCACCGAGCGCATGCGCGCGGAGCAGTCCCTCCAGGAGCACGAGGGCCGCCTGGATGTGCTCACCCGCTCGCTGCCGGACTACCTGTGGGGCGGCAAGCTGCGCGGCGGGCTGCTGCGCGACTTCTACTGCACGCCCGTCATCGAGCGCACCACCGGCTATCCCGCGAGCGCCTTCGCCCAACCGGGCCCGGATGGCTCACCGCCCCCGCTGTGGGCGGACATGGTGCATCCCGGTGACCGGGCCCGCTACCGCGCCTGCATCGAGGGGCTCGCGCCCGGTGCCGAGGTGGAGATTGAGCATCGGCTCGTCTGCGCGGACGGCCGCATGCGGTGGGTTCGCAGCCGCGCGGCGGCCTCCGCCGCCGACGCCCACGGCGAGCTGCACGTGGGCTGCGTCGTCACCGACATCACCGATCGCCGCCTCGCGGACGAGCTGCGCCAGCGACTGAGCGAGAGCTTCCGTCGCTCGGCTCAAGAGTGGCGTCGCACCTTCGACGCGGTCAGCTCCCCCCTGGTGGTGTTGGGCGCGGACGGCAGCATCCAGCGCCTCAATGCCGCGGCCTGCATCCTCTTCGGCGGCTTGGATCCTTCTGGCCAACCGCTGTCCACCGTGGCCGATGTGGAGCCCTGGACGAGCGCGCTGCCCATGGTGGACGAGCTGCTCCAGACGCACGGCAACACCGCGCGCCAGGTGCAGGATCCTCGCTCGCGACGCACCTGGGAGCTGTCCGCCGCCTGGGTGGATGAGGCCGGCAGCGAGGATGCGCGCATCATCTTCGTCGTCACGGAGGTGACCCGCGTCCTGGAGCTGCAAGCGAACCTGCGGCGCAACGAGACGATGGCCGCCATGGGCGCCATCGTGGGCGGCGTGGCCCATGAGGTGCGCAATCCCCTCTTCTCCATCTCCGCCGTGGTGGACGCCATCGAGGCCACCTTCGGCACCCGCGCCGAGCTTCAGCCCTACCTCGACGTGCTCCGCGGCGAGGTGAAGCGCCTCAACCACCTCACCCAGGAGCTGTTCGAGTACGGCCGCCCCAGCCAGGGCGAGTGGATGAACGGCCCCGTCGAGCCCGTGGTATCCGAGGCCGTGTCCGCCTGCGCGCTCGTCAGCGAGAAGTCGGGCGTCGCGCTCGCCCGCGAACTCGCGCCCGATCTTCCGCCCGTGCGCATGGACTCGCGGCGCCTCTTCCATGTGTTCCGAAATGTCGTGGAGAACGCGGTGCAGCACTCTCCCTCGGGGGCCACGGTCTGGGTGGCGCTGGAGACCGCGGAGGAGGCCGGGCGCGCGTGGGTGCGCTGCACGGTGCACGACGGCGGGCCGGGGTTCCGCGAGGAGGACCTGCCGCACGTCTTCGAGCCGTTCTTCAGCAAGCGCCGAGGCGGCACGGGGCTGGGGCTGGCCATCGTCCAGCGCATCCTGGAAGAGCACCAGGGGCAGATCCGCCTGCGCAACCATCCGGCCGGGGGCGCCGAGGTGACGCTGCTCCTGCCCGCTGTTTCCTCGCATCCCACGGCGCAGCCCCTAGACTCCCTGGCCTCATGA
- a CDS encoding sigma-54-dependent Fis family transcriptional regulator: MTRTRILLVDDEPGVRLGMRGYLTAHGFDVDEATSLAEAQEAFRTHRPDAAVVDYRLPDGTALELLPRLKEIDAAVPLVVLTGHGSIELAVQAVKEGAEQFLTKPVELAVLRVVLERLVTQRRERQRQAADRSRHERVTVDPFLGTSAAIQALRAQAERVVGSDSPVLVTGETGSGKSVLARWLHEGGPRGDAPFVDLNCAALSKELLDSELFGHEKGAFTGAVTAKQGLLEVADRGTLFLDEIGDMDVAVQPKLLKVLEEKRFRRLGDVRDRRVDVRLIAATHQDLSAAAREKRFRSDLYFRISTLILHVPPLRERPEDVAVLARHFLAEMGAPRGRREVGLQPDAEAALIRYPWPGNIRELRNVLERAVLLSGGGPLSRGDLRFEPHSEDESSAEDDLTLEELERRHIERVLRRENGHVERAATRLGIPRSSLYERLKRLGINRSGFQKSDP; this comes from the coding sequence ATGACGCGCACCCGCATCCTTCTCGTGGACGACGAGCCCGGTGTCCGGCTGGGCATGCGGGGCTACCTCACCGCGCACGGCTTCGACGTGGACGAGGCCACCAGCCTCGCTGAAGCACAGGAAGCCTTCCGCACCCATCGCCCCGACGCGGCCGTGGTGGACTACCGCCTCCCGGACGGCACCGCGCTGGAGCTGCTGCCGCGCCTGAAGGAGATCGACGCGGCGGTGCCCCTGGTGGTCCTCACGGGCCATGGCTCCATCGAGCTGGCCGTGCAGGCCGTGAAGGAAGGCGCCGAGCAGTTCCTCACCAAGCCGGTGGAGCTGGCGGTGCTGCGCGTCGTGCTGGAGCGGCTGGTGACGCAGCGCCGGGAGCGACAGCGGCAGGCCGCGGATCGCTCGCGACACGAGCGCGTCACGGTGGATCCCTTCCTGGGAACCAGCGCCGCCATCCAGGCGCTGCGAGCGCAGGCCGAGCGCGTGGTGGGCAGCGACAGCCCGGTGCTCGTCACGGGCGAGACGGGCAGCGGCAAGAGCGTGCTCGCGCGCTGGCTGCACGAAGGCGGCCCGCGGGGAGACGCGCCCTTCGTGGATCTCAACTGCGCGGCGCTCTCCAAGGAGCTGCTGGACTCGGAGCTGTTCGGTCACGAGAAGGGCGCGTTCACGGGGGCCGTGACGGCCAAGCAGGGCCTCTTGGAAGTGGCGGACCGGGGGACCCTGTTCCTGGACGAGATTGGCGACATGGACGTCGCCGTCCAACCCAAGCTGCTCAAGGTGCTGGAGGAGAAGCGCTTCCGCCGCCTGGGTGACGTGAGGGATCGCCGCGTGGACGTGCGCCTCATCGCCGCCACGCACCAGGACCTCTCCGCCGCCGCGCGCGAGAAGCGCTTCCGCAGCGACCTGTACTTCCGCATCAGCACGCTCATCCTCCACGTGCCGCCCCTGCGCGAGCGCCCCGAGGACGTGGCCGTGCTCGCGCGCCACTTCCTCGCGGAGATGGGCGCGCCGCGGGGACGTCGCGAGGTGGGGCTCCAACCCGACGCCGAGGCCGCCCTCATCCGCTACCCGTGGCCGGGCAACATCCGCGAGCTGCGCAACGTGCTGGAGCGCGCGGTGCTGCTGTCGGGCGGCGGGCCCCTGTCGCGCGGCGACCTGCGCTTCGAGCCCCACTCCGAGGACGAGTCCTCCGCCGAGGATGACCTCACCCTGGAGGAGCTGGAGCGCCGACACATCGAGCGCGTGCTGCGCAGGGAGAATGGCCACGTCGAGCGCGCGGCCACTCGGCTCGGCATCCCCCGCTCCTCCCTCTACGAGCGGCTCAAGCGCTTGGGCATCAATCGGTCTGGATTCCAGAAATCGGATCCATGA
- a CDS encoding response regulator: MSLNLLIVDDETSLRWVLGRFFAGAGYQVDSAEGLDEALGLMTRGQYDLIISDLRLSGTQSEEGLAIAEFARKSTPRTRVVLLTAFTTPELGVRARASGVDLVLPKPQPLPALAQHVSALLAPR; the protein is encoded by the coding sequence GTGTCCCTCAACCTCTTGATTGTCGATGATGAGACGTCACTGCGATGGGTGCTGGGGCGCTTCTTCGCCGGGGCGGGCTATCAAGTCGATTCGGCCGAGGGCTTGGACGAGGCACTGGGACTGATGACGCGCGGACAGTACGACCTCATCATCAGTGATTTGCGGCTGAGCGGGACTCAATCCGAGGAGGGGCTGGCCATCGCGGAGTTCGCGCGGAAGTCCACCCCTCGCACGCGGGTGGTGCTACTCACCGCCTTCACCACCCCGGAGCTGGGGGTGAGGGCGCGGGCATCGGGGGTGGACCTGGTGTTGCCCAAGCCCCAGCCGCTTCCGGCACTGGCGCAGCATGTCTCGGCGCTGCTCGCGCCACGATGA
- a CDS encoding OmpA family protein, which produces MNGYGSLDKRGRARGWVLLSLTAALGVAAPAAAQVTASQAIDVQQYKPGPGAYDVLSLHGARVREHLAWNVGASLNYANHPLNVLDPRKDAFTYRIVKSQLSLDLLGSVSLFGRVELGLSLPVTTTSSQPSGAVSPDFSSGVGATGVGDLRVVPKVALLSTDSGLHLGLALPFTLPTAGGSNFLGSDGPSFQPRVAAEWLGESVRLLANVGVNLRKEAQLRNLHVGNEFAYGVGAEVPLTQALTAAATVAGSLGFQETDTEERPLEVLGALKYRFANGLAAHLGAGPGLTRGYGTPGFRVLAGLGWSPATPAPRTAPACALGPEDYDGFQDDDGCLDPDDDGDGIPDTEDICPTEPETRNGYRDEDGCPDEAPPEASASTSAPPPMALPPAPVDSDKDGLLDSEDRCPNVPEDMDGFEDADGCPEPDNDRDGIADAQDKCPLEAETINGVADEDGCPDKGQAKVRLEGSRILILDKVYFATNKDVILPRSYGLLSQVASVLKAHPELEKVRVEGHTDSQGDDAKNLNLSQRRANNVRAHLLKTGIAPERLEAVGYGESKPVDTNATARGRENNRRVEFNIVKTAEPSAEGGTP; this is translated from the coding sequence ATGAACGGTTACGGCTCACTGGACAAGCGAGGGCGCGCACGGGGGTGGGTGCTCCTGTCGCTGACGGCGGCGCTCGGAGTGGCGGCCCCCGCGGCGGCGCAAGTCACGGCGTCCCAGGCCATTGACGTGCAGCAGTACAAGCCGGGCCCCGGTGCCTACGACGTGCTGAGCCTCCATGGCGCGCGCGTGAGGGAGCACCTCGCCTGGAACGTGGGCGCGTCGCTCAACTACGCGAACCATCCGCTCAACGTGTTGGATCCGCGCAAGGACGCCTTCACGTACCGCATCGTGAAGAGCCAGCTCTCGTTGGACCTGCTGGGCTCCGTCTCGCTGTTCGGTCGGGTGGAGTTGGGCCTGTCCCTGCCCGTGACGACCACGTCGTCGCAGCCCTCCGGGGCCGTGTCGCCGGACTTTTCGAGCGGCGTGGGCGCCACGGGCGTGGGCGACCTGCGTGTGGTGCCCAAGGTGGCGCTGCTGTCCACCGACAGCGGCCTGCACCTGGGCCTGGCCCTCCCCTTCACGCTGCCCACCGCGGGCGGCTCGAACTTCCTGGGCTCGGATGGCCCGTCCTTCCAGCCGCGGGTCGCGGCGGAGTGGCTGGGTGAGTCCGTGCGGCTGTTGGCCAACGTGGGCGTCAACCTGCGCAAGGAGGCCCAGCTGCGCAACCTGCACGTGGGCAATGAGTTCGCGTACGGCGTGGGCGCGGAGGTGCCGCTGACGCAAGCGCTGACCGCGGCGGCCACGGTCGCGGGCTCGCTGGGCTTCCAGGAGACGGACACCGAGGAGCGCCCGCTGGAGGTGCTGGGCGCGCTCAAGTACCGCTTCGCCAACGGACTGGCGGCGCACCTGGGCGCGGGCCCGGGACTCACGCGCGGCTATGGCACCCCGGGCTTCCGCGTCCTCGCGGGCCTGGGTTGGTCGCCCGCGACTCCCGCTCCGCGCACGGCGCCCGCCTGCGCGCTGGGCCCCGAGGACTACGACGGGTTCCAGGACGACGACGGCTGCCTGGATCCGGATGACGACGGCGACGGCATCCCCGACACCGAGGACATCTGCCCCACCGAGCCCGAGACGCGCAACGGCTACCGCGACGAGGACGGGTGCCCGGACGAAGCGCCCCCCGAGGCGTCGGCCTCGACGAGCGCCCCGCCGCCCATGGCGCTGCCGCCCGCGCCGGTGGACTCCGACAAGGATGGCTTGCTCGACTCGGAGGACCGCTGCCCGAACGTGCCCGAGGACATGGACGGCTTCGAGGATGCGGACGGCTGCCCCGAGCCGGACAACGATCGCGACGGCATCGCCGACGCCCAGGACAAGTGCCCGCTGGAGGCCGAGACCATCAACGGCGTCGCGGACGAGGACGGGTGCCCGGACAAGGGTCAGGCGAAGGTGCGGCTCGAGGGCTCGCGCATCCTCATCCTCGACAAGGTGTACTTCGCGACGAACAAGGACGTCATCCTGCCGCGCTCCTACGGACTGCTCTCGCAGGTCGCGTCCGTCCTCAAGGCCCACCCGGAGTTGGAGAAGGTGCGCGTCGAGGGCCACACGGACAGCCAGGGTGATGACGCGAAGAACCTCAACCTGTCGCAGCGGCGCGCCAACAACGTGCGGGCGCACCTGCTGAAGACGGGCATCGCGCCGGAGCGACTGGAGGCGGTGGGCTACGGCGAGTCGAAGCCGGTGGACACCAACGCCACGGCGCGCGGACGTGAGAACAACCGCCGCGTCGAGTTCAACATCGTGAAGACCGCCGAGCCCTCGGCGGAGGGAGGGACCCCGTGA
- a CDS encoding FecR domain-containing protein has translation MVGAGLALGLLATPALAAPVPGACGGLRFENGRLETGSVLAPRGPQTEACLKEIAEALKARPAIRSVTVAARLPDAERLEGQGLAVARAAADVLVNAGVPRTRVSVVAPPSAPDAPGQLQLAYIERAPLPAVARLRAASGDVAVGPNPAELRPRVTGDALYTGELVNTAKGAQAELALADGSVVRVAQESLVRLGTLELTAQMQRKVQLELLHGTVETEAAKGGVGSVFEVRTRGAVAGVRGTRFRVSAQGDGTSRLETLEGKVALAAERGEVDVNGGFGSRAKPDHAPEAPRALLAAPLLGTPRGGTFPTAPKLTWKAVQGASSYRVELARAADFATGTEVQVAPGLELTVPPALTGKWFWRVLAVDADGFIGYPSKIYTFDVHP, from the coding sequence CTGGTGGGAGCCGGGTTGGCCCTGGGGCTGCTCGCCACGCCCGCGCTGGCCGCGCCAGTTCCGGGCGCATGCGGCGGGCTGCGCTTCGAGAACGGCCGGCTGGAGACGGGCAGCGTGCTCGCTCCTCGCGGCCCGCAGACCGAGGCGTGCCTGAAGGAGATCGCCGAGGCGCTGAAGGCGCGCCCCGCCATCCGCTCCGTCACGGTGGCCGCCCGCCTCCCCGATGCCGAGCGCCTGGAAGGCCAGGGGCTCGCGGTGGCCCGTGCGGCGGCGGACGTGCTGGTGAACGCGGGCGTGCCGCGCACGCGCGTGTCCGTGGTGGCGCCACCGTCCGCGCCCGATGCGCCCGGCCAGCTCCAGCTCGCGTACATCGAGCGGGCGCCGCTGCCGGCCGTGGCTCGACTGCGCGCGGCGAGCGGTGACGTGGCGGTGGGCCCCAACCCCGCCGAGCTGCGCCCACGCGTCACCGGAGATGCCCTCTACACGGGCGAGCTGGTGAACACGGCGAAGGGCGCGCAGGCGGAGCTGGCGCTCGCGGACGGCAGCGTGGTGCGCGTGGCGCAGGAGAGCCTCGTGCGACTGGGCACGCTGGAGCTGACGGCGCAGATGCAGCGCAAGGTGCAGCTGGAGCTGCTGCACGGCACGGTGGAGACGGAGGCCGCCAAGGGCGGCGTGGGCTCCGTGTTCGAGGTGCGCACGCGCGGCGCGGTGGCCGGTGTCCGTGGCACGCGCTTCCGCGTGTCGGCGCAGGGAGACGGCACCAGTCGCCTGGAGACGCTGGAGGGCAAGGTGGCCCTGGCGGCGGAGCGCGGCGAGGTGGACGTCAACGGAGGCTTCGGCTCGCGCGCGAAGCCCGACCATGCCCCCGAGGCGCCTCGCGCGCTGTTGGCCGCGCCGCTGCTCGGCACGCCACGCGGGGGCACCTTCCCCACCGCGCCGAAGCTGACGTGGAAGGCCGTGCAGGGCGCGAGCAGCTACCGCGTGGAGCTGGCGCGCGCCGCGGACTTCGCGACGGGGACCGAGGTCCAGGTCGCCCCCGGCCTGGAGCTGACGGTGCCCCCCGCGCTCACGGGCAAGTGGTTCTGGCGCGTGCTCGCAGTGGACGCGGATGGGTTCATCGGCTACCCCTCGAAGATCTACACTTTCGACGTCCATCCATGA
- a CDS encoding CHASE2 domain-containing protein: MSQSPSPRAGLARPSPALLRWLGALVGVGLAAVTWATGGAPGLGERALYDLAASRLLPSVPPTADLVLVEVDDRALAAVGERWPLSRATWARVFQALAARHPSAVVVDILFDQPGPRDALELGDDILERLRATGLDQSPAGAALAAELETRLRAQDGDARLAEAFSETGTVILGAIGLQEPAPPSASSNGPPGQPLPLSSQGLRLQFQDMATSIAPLRMASAGGGTLNMLVDPDGVIRRYPYLQGAKDRAWPALALATALHLYPERTESLLRAASVDSGAPLMRLPTVDWLPRVSLSDVLQADPKSVGLDLALRGKTLFLGVTATGLHGQSTLPGQIAVPGVEIHAFALDNLRSGRVMRSSGAVAAAGLLETAALLGLFLWRGRRARTLAGALGWAGLGWALHTALVGWLAADLGWVLPFVPACVGLALVSCAEAVARGEDLKRQRGALKRLFVRYPQAAPETAVPPAREDVR, from the coding sequence ATGAGTCAGTCCCCGTCCCCTCGCGCCGGCCTCGCGCGTCCTTCCCCCGCCCTGTTGCGGTGGCTGGGCGCGCTGGTGGGCGTGGGACTGGCGGCGGTGACGTGGGCGACAGGAGGCGCGCCGGGGCTGGGCGAGCGGGCGCTGTATGACCTCGCCGCGAGCCGGCTCCTGCCCTCGGTGCCTCCCACGGCGGACCTCGTGCTGGTGGAGGTCGATGACCGGGCGCTCGCGGCGGTGGGAGAGCGCTGGCCCCTGTCCCGCGCGACCTGGGCTCGGGTGTTCCAGGCACTGGCCGCGCGCCATCCCTCCGCGGTGGTGGTGGACATCCTGTTCGATCAGCCCGGCCCGCGAGACGCGCTGGAGCTGGGCGACGACATCCTGGAGCGCCTGCGCGCGACCGGGTTGGATCAGTCGCCCGCGGGGGCCGCGCTGGCGGCGGAGCTGGAGACCCGGCTGCGTGCCCAGGACGGAGACGCACGGCTGGCGGAGGCGTTCTCCGAGACGGGCACCGTCATCCTCGGCGCCATCGGGCTCCAGGAACCCGCGCCGCCCTCCGCATCCTCCAACGGCCCTCCTGGCCAACCGCTCCCGCTCTCATCGCAGGGGCTGCGACTTCAGTTCCAGGACATGGCCACGAGCATCGCGCCCTTGCGCATGGCCTCGGCCGGCGGCGGCACCCTGAACATGCTGGTGGATCCGGACGGCGTCATTCGCCGGTATCCGTACCTCCAGGGAGCGAAGGACCGAGCGTGGCCCGCGCTGGCACTCGCCACCGCGTTGCATCTGTATCCCGAACGCACGGAGTCGCTGCTGCGCGCGGCCTCGGTCGATTCAGGTGCTCCGCTGATGCGACTGCCCACCGTGGACTGGCTGCCCCGCGTGAGCCTGTCGGACGTGCTCCAGGCGGATCCAAAGTCGGTGGGGTTGGACCTTGCCCTGCGCGGCAAGACGCTCTTCCTGGGCGTCACCGCCACGGGCCTGCACGGACAGAGCACGCTGCCGGGGCAGATCGCCGTGCCAGGCGTGGAGATTCACGCCTTCGCCCTGGACAACCTGCGCTCGGGCCGGGTGATGCGCTCCTCCGGGGCCGTCGCCGCGGCGGGCTTGCTGGAGACGGCCGCGCTGCTGGGCCTCTTCCTGTGGCGAGGCCGCCGCGCGAGGACCCTGGCCGGCGCGCTGGGATGGGCGGGCCTGGGGTGGGCGCTGCACACGGCGCTCGTGGGCTGGCTCGCGGCGGATCTCGGCTGGGTCCTTCCCTTCGTGCCGGCGTGCGTGGGACTGGCGCTGGTGTCGTGCGCCGAGGCGGTGGCTCGGGGCGAGGACCTGAAGCGCCAGCGCGGCGCCCTCAAGCGGCTGTTCGTCCGCTATCCGCAAGCGGCCCCGGAGACGGCCGTGCCTCCCGCGCGGGAGGACGTCCGCTAG